In a single window of the Streptomyces sp. NBC_00353 genome:
- the polA gene encoding DNA polymerase I, with translation MAETASKKTADNRPRLLLMDGHSLAYRAFFALPAENFTTGAGQPTNAVYGFASMLANTLRDEAPTHFAVAFDVSRRTWRSQEFPEYKANRSKTPDEFKGQVELIGELLDAMHADRFAVDGFEADDVIATLATQAEAAGFEVLIVTGDRDSFQLITDNVTVLYPTKGVSELTRFTPEKVEEKYGLTPQQYPDFAALRGDPSDNLPGIPGVGEKTAAKWINQFGSFDDLVARADEVKGKAGQNFRDHLESVKLNRRLTEMVRDVELPKTPQDLERAPYDRSAVTGVLDVLEIRNPSLRERLLAVDPGAAQDEAPAPAAGIELDGAVLAAGELAPWLAEHGGQPLGVATVDTWALGTGSVMEIALAAAGGAAAWFDPAQLDETDERAFAAWIADAGRPKVMHNAKSVMRVFPEHGWQVEGVTMDTALAAYLVKPGRRSFALDALAVEYLGRELAPAAADGQLAFGADDQAEADALMAQARAVLDLGEAFTARLKEVGAAELLHDMELPTSALLARLERHGIAADREHLESMEQQFAGAVQQAVKEAHAAVGREFNLGSPKQLQEVLFGELGLPRTKKTKTGFTTDADALAWLAAQTEHELPVIMLRHREQAKLRVTVEGLVKTIAADGRIHTTFNQTVAATGRLSSTDPNLQNIPVRTDEGRAIRRGFVVGDGFETLMTADYSQIELRVMAHLSEDAGLIEAFTSGEDLHTTVASQVFGVDKSAVDPEMRRKIKAMSYGLAYGLSAFGLSQQLNIEAGEARGLMDTYFERFGGVRDYLHRVVEEARATGYTETVFGRRRYLPDLNSDNRQRRETAERMALNAPIQGTAADIVKVAMLHVDRALTDAKLTSRMLLQVHDEIVLEIAKGERKQVEEILRHEMSTAVQLRAPLDVSVGVGADWESAAH, from the coding sequence GTGGCTGAGACGGCATCGAAGAAGACGGCAGACAACCGACCGCGCCTGCTCCTGATGGACGGGCACTCCCTGGCGTACCGGGCGTTCTTTGCGCTGCCTGCGGAGAATTTCACGACGGGGGCGGGGCAGCCGACGAACGCGGTGTACGGCTTCGCGTCGATGCTGGCGAACACGTTGCGTGATGAGGCGCCTACGCATTTCGCGGTGGCGTTCGACGTTTCGCGCAGGACGTGGCGGTCGCAGGAGTTCCCCGAGTACAAGGCGAATCGTTCGAAGACGCCGGACGAGTTCAAGGGGCAGGTCGAGCTGATCGGCGAGCTACTGGACGCGATGCACGCCGATCGTTTCGCGGTCGATGGCTTCGAGGCGGACGATGTGATCGCCACGCTGGCGACGCAGGCGGAAGCGGCCGGGTTCGAGGTGCTGATCGTCACCGGTGACCGGGATTCGTTCCAGCTGATCACGGACAACGTCACGGTGCTGTACCCGACGAAGGGCGTCTCGGAGCTGACGCGGTTCACTCCGGAGAAGGTCGAGGAGAAGTACGGGCTGACGCCGCAGCAGTACCCGGACTTCGCGGCGCTGCGCGGCGACCCGTCGGACAACCTGCCGGGTATTCCGGGCGTCGGGGAGAAGACGGCGGCGAAGTGGATCAACCAGTTCGGTTCGTTCGACGACCTCGTCGCGCGTGCGGACGAGGTCAAGGGCAAGGCCGGGCAGAACTTCCGGGACCACCTGGAGTCCGTGAAGCTGAACCGGCGGCTGACCGAGATGGTCCGTGACGTGGAGCTGCCGAAGACTCCGCAGGACCTGGAGCGCGCGCCGTACGACCGCTCGGCGGTCACGGGTGTGCTGGATGTGCTGGAGATCCGTAACCCGAGCCTGCGCGAGCGGCTGCTCGCCGTGGACCCAGGGGCTGCGCAGGACGAGGCTCCGGCGCCTGCCGCGGGCATCGAGCTGGACGGCGCGGTGCTGGCTGCGGGCGAACTCGCGCCGTGGCTGGCCGAGCACGGCGGGCAGCCGCTGGGTGTTGCCACGGTCGACACGTGGGCGCTGGGCACCGGCAGTGTTATGGAGATCGCGCTGGCCGCGGCCGGCGGGGCGGCGGCGTGGTTCGATCCGGCGCAGCTCGACGAGACGGACGAGCGGGCGTTCGCTGCGTGGATCGCGGACGCCGGGCGGCCGAAGGTCATGCACAACGCGAAGAGCGTGATGCGGGTGTTCCCCGAGCACGGCTGGCAGGTCGAGGGCGTCACGATGGACACGGCGCTGGCCGCCTATCTCGTCAAGCCCGGCCGCCGTTCGTTCGCGCTGGACGCGTTGGCGGTGGAGTACCTGGGCCGGGAGCTGGCCCCCGCGGCGGCGGACGGGCAGCTGGCGTTCGGTGCGGACGACCAGGCTGAGGCCGATGCGCTGATGGCGCAGGCCCGTGCGGTCCTGGACCTCGGGGAGGCGTTCACCGCCCGGCTGAAGGAGGTCGGTGCGGCCGAGCTGCTCCACGACATGGAGCTGCCGACGTCCGCGCTGCTGGCCCGTCTGGAGCGGCACGGCATCGCGGCCGACCGGGAGCACCTCGAATCGATGGAGCAGCAGTTCGCCGGTGCTGTGCAGCAGGCGGTGAAGGAGGCGCACGCGGCGGTGGGCCGCGAGTTCAACCTGGGCTCGCCCAAGCAGCTCCAGGAGGTCCTCTTCGGTGAGCTGGGCCTGCCCAGGACGAAGAAGACGAAGACCGGTTTCACGACGGACGCGGACGCGCTGGCGTGGCTGGCCGCGCAGACGGAGCACGAGCTGCCGGTCATCATGCTGCGCCACCGCGAGCAGGCGAAGCTGCGGGTGACGGTCGAGGGCCTGGTCAAGACGATCGCGGCGGACGGCCGTATCCACACCACGTTCAACCAGACGGTGGCGGCGACCGGCCGGCTCTCGTCGACCGATCCCAATCTGCAGAACATCCCGGTCCGCACCGACGAGGGCCGGGCGATCCGGCGCGGCTTCGTCGTCGGCGACGGGTTCGAGACGCTGATGACGGCCGACTACAGCCAGATCGAACTGCGGGTGATGGCCCACCTGTCGGAGGACGCGGGCCTGATCGAGGCGTTCACGTCCGGCGAGGACCTGCACACCACGGTCGCGTCGCAGGTCTTCGGCGTCGACAAGTCCGCCGTCGACCCTGAGATGCGCCGCAAGATCAAGGCGATGAGTTACGGACTGGCGTACGGGCTCTCCGCGTTCGGTCTCTCGCAGCAGCTGAACATCGAGGCGGGCGAGGCGCGCGGCCTGATGGACACGTACTTCGAGCGGTTCGGCGGTGTCCGTGACTATCTGCACCGGGTGGTGGAGGAGGCCCGGGCCACCGGCTACACGGAGACGGTGTTCGGGCGTCGCCGCTATCTCCCGGACCTGAACAGCGACAACCGGCAGCGCCGCGAGACGGCCGAGCGGATGGCGCTCAACGCACCTATCCAGGGCACGGCGGCGGACATCGTCAAGGTCGCCATGCTCCATGTCGACCGGGCGCTGACCGACGCGAAGCTGACGTCGCGGATGCTGCTGCAGGTCCACGACGAAATCGTGCTGGAGATCGCCAAGGGCGAGCGCAAGCAGGTCGAGGAGATTCTGCGCCACGAGATGTCGACGGCGGTGCAGCTGCGTGCCCCGCTGGACGTCTCGGTCGGTGTCGGCGCGGACTGGGAGTCCGCGGCGCACTGA
- a CDS encoding DUF4184 family protein — protein MPFTLSHAAAVLPVVRRNGTARGPLFASALVAGSFAPDMTYYADTAIPGAMEFGQVTHAVWGVFTVDVLIAAAVVALWLLLREPLVALLPGPWQGRVHTFVRGERQGPWGVRDGAWFVVSAVIGAGTHVVWDAFTHHDRWGTRLVPVLNENVGGFPVFQCVQYGSSAVALTVLAWFTASGLRRTGARPVPPSVPVLDRRARWCAGALLSVCVLLGIVHRCARWYAYFGHIDTPLDIIPTACFGAGAGLAVGLVLYGAWIRLRTRSGDEPPTATAPPGHRTDLMTSPPDSP, from the coding sequence ATGCCGTTCACCCTCAGCCATGCCGCTGCCGTGCTGCCGGTCGTCCGACGCAACGGCACCGCGCGCGGGCCGCTGTTCGCTTCGGCGCTCGTCGCGGGTTCGTTCGCCCCCGACATGACGTACTACGCGGATACGGCGATCCCGGGCGCAATGGAGTTCGGGCAGGTCACCCATGCCGTGTGGGGCGTGTTCACGGTGGATGTCCTGATCGCCGCGGCCGTGGTGGCGCTGTGGCTGCTGCTGCGCGAACCGCTGGTGGCGCTGCTGCCGGGACCCTGGCAGGGGCGCGTGCACACCTTCGTGCGCGGAGAGCGGCAGGGCCCATGGGGGGTGCGGGACGGTGCGTGGTTCGTCGTGTCGGCGGTCATCGGGGCGGGCACACACGTGGTGTGGGACGCGTTCACCCATCACGACCGGTGGGGCACCCGGTTGGTGCCGGTCCTCAACGAGAACGTCGGCGGCTTTCCGGTGTTCCAGTGCGTGCAGTACGGCAGTTCGGCGGTGGCACTGACCGTGCTCGCCTGGTTCACCGCGTCCGGGCTGCGACGCACCGGGGCGCGGCCCGTCCCACCGTCCGTACCGGTCCTCGACCGCCGGGCACGGTGGTGCGCGGGCGCCCTGCTGAGCGTCTGCGTCCTGCTCGGCATCGTCCACCGGTGCGCCCGCTGGTACGCCTACTTCGGGCACATCGACACACCGCTGGACATCATCCCGACCGCCTGCTTCGGTGCCGGGGCAGGCCTTGCGGTCGGCCTGGTGCTGTACGGAGCGTGGATACGGCTCCGAACCCGGTCCGGGGACGAGCCACCCACCGCCACCGCACCACCCGGCCACCGGACAGACCTGATGACAAGCCCGCCGGACAGCCCCTGA